A genomic stretch from Sulfobacillus thermosulfidooxidans includes:
- a CDS encoding GGDEF domain-containing protein, which produces MSGNVLGVLRVLGTGVAYAIVGWGVVHLAAPAWQMRNVVPWGTICVLVLFTVWWQYLAVPSFSFTRERSVHNFVPALYILIWVRWGMGVATWVALGHGAATILYRWAGPRVAQRHPTHPLVRWWAVLVNDTPQHLQRMGQSWVPYVQNATAAVLFLGWLWWWRGLMPPGDPTWMHQAGRMAGAVIAVITANNYLGVFLLSPLLPQRDAERLWRSTIWWDSIPVSVVESILALLLIGAWPVWSWGALALIMVIVHRMASQLTQQRRLLEQEYWLQREREAARTDPLTGLPNRRSLEEYAAQVTTEGLPAVIALLDIDHFKHVNDTWGHDVGDHVLKVVAERARQACRTDRAPWPDMVGRWGGEEFVLVLPQMPDAAAPGRVETIRRAISQPVRLESGQILAVTASMGAYSVTHHPWDLTHAVKHADQGLYQAKAHGRHQAWWQGSQDSEPHPVTGGSRFPATDPMGNSELSAPWTGDVSVHPHTHG; this is translated from the coding sequence ATGAGTGGAAATGTACTCGGTGTCCTGCGGGTGTTGGGGACGGGGGTTGCCTATGCCATTGTAGGATGGGGTGTGGTACATCTCGCGGCTCCTGCGTGGCAGATGCGCAATGTGGTACCATGGGGAACCATCTGCGTGTTAGTGCTCTTCACGGTGTGGTGGCAATATTTGGCGGTGCCCTCGTTCTCGTTTACCCGGGAGCGGTCTGTGCATAATTTTGTCCCGGCATTGTACATCCTCATTTGGGTGCGATGGGGGATGGGCGTGGCCACCTGGGTGGCTCTCGGGCACGGGGCAGCCACGATCCTGTATCGCTGGGCCGGTCCTCGTGTGGCCCAGCGGCATCCCACGCACCCTCTTGTGCGATGGTGGGCGGTCTTAGTGAATGACACCCCTCAGCATTTGCAACGCATGGGGCAATCGTGGGTGCCCTACGTGCAAAACGCCACCGCCGCCGTGTTGTTTTTGGGATGGCTCTGGTGGTGGCGCGGGCTTATGCCCCCGGGAGATCCGACGTGGATGCACCAAGCCGGTCGCATGGCGGGGGCTGTGATCGCCGTGATCACGGCGAATAACTATTTGGGGGTTTTTCTGCTCAGCCCGCTGTTACCTCAGCGGGACGCGGAGCGACTGTGGCGTAGCACCATTTGGTGGGATTCCATCCCCGTCAGTGTGGTCGAAAGCATTCTTGCGCTCTTGTTGATTGGGGCGTGGCCCGTCTGGTCGTGGGGAGCGTTGGCCCTGATTATGGTGATTGTGCATCGGATGGCTTCCCAGCTGACGCAACAGCGGCGGTTGCTGGAACAAGAATATTGGTTACAGCGGGAGCGCGAAGCGGCCCGCACAGACCCCCTGACGGGGCTACCCAATCGTCGATCCTTGGAAGAGTACGCGGCCCAAGTGACCACGGAGGGATTACCCGCCGTCATCGCGTTATTGGATATCGATCACTTTAAGCACGTCAATGATACTTGGGGGCATGATGTCGGGGATCATGTGCTCAAGGTCGTGGCGGAACGCGCTCGGCAAGCCTGTCGGACAGATCGAGCCCCCTGGCCCGACATGGTGGGCCGGTGGGGGGGCGAAGAATTTGTCTTGGTGTTGCCGCAAATGCCCGATGCCGCGGCCCCGGGGCGTGTCGAAACCATTCGGCGCGCGATCTCCCAACCCGTGCGATTGGAGAGCGGGCAAATCTTGGCGGTCACGGCATCGATGGGAGCGTATAGTGTCACCCACCATCCGTGGGATTTGACCCATGCCGTGAAACACGCGGATCAGGGTCTCTATCAAGCCAAAGCGCATGGACGGCATCAGGCGTGGTGGCAAGGATCGCAAG
- a CDS encoding DUF2442 domain-containing protein, with product MHRPVAIAVEIDESTQQLCIHLSNHGELRFPLHRFPRLAAASATQRQNCQIWGGGQFLQWPEIDEDISVPQLLCGVCSWVALDGPAHHQPMHLS from the coding sequence ATGCATCGACCCGTCGCCATTGCTGTGGAGATTGACGAAAGCACTCAACAATTGTGTATTCACTTATCGAATCACGGGGAACTGCGATTTCCCCTTCATCGCTTCCCCCGACTTGCCGCAGCATCAGCCACTCAACGACAAAACTGTCAGATTTGGGGTGGTGGGCAATTTTTGCAATGGCCGGAAATTGACGAAGATATATCGGTCCCGCAATTATTGTGTGGCGTTTGTTCCTGGGTCGCACTGGATGGCCCAGCTCATCATCAACCTATGCATCTGTCATAG